A single region of the Ictalurus punctatus breed USDA103 chromosome 17, Coco_2.0, whole genome shotgun sequence genome encodes:
- the phykpl gene encoding 5-phosphohydroxy-L-lysine phospho-lyase, with product MALELFPKENTLKMRKKLIGQSCRLFFSHDPVKIVRAQGQYLYDENGTQYLDCISNVQHVGHCHPSITQAAATQMEVLNANTRFLHDNIIQYANRLAATLPKKLCVFYFVNSGSEANDLALRLARQFTQHEDVIVLDHAYHGHLTSLIDISPYKFRKLSGQKEWVHVAPIPDTYRGLYRADHPNPAEAYADTVRNLIDEVHKRGRKISSFFVESLPSVAGHIILPPGYFQKVAQYIRAAGGIFVADEIQTGFGRVGSHFWAFQLQGDDFCPDIVTMGKPMGNGHPLACVVTTEEIAGAFTSNGVEYFNTFGGNPVSCAIGLAVLDVIEKEDLRSNAVRVGNHLMKLLRELQATHPIIGDVRGVGLFVGFELVKDREVLTPATGETALLVRRLKEKHICLSVDGPWENVIKFKPPMCFSMQDAERVIEQIDHILTEIEGNL from the exons ATGGCGTTGGAACTCTTCCCCAAGGAAAACACTTTGAAAATGCGCAAAAAGCTGATTGG GCAGTCATGCAGactctttttctctcatgaCCCAGTGAAAATAGTGAGAGCACAAGGACAGTATTTATATGATGAGAATGGGACACAGTACTTGGACTGCATTAGCAATGTGCAGCACG TGGGTCACTGTCACCCCAGCATCACTCAGGCTGCAGCAACTCAAATGGAGGTTCTTAATGCAAACACCAGGTTTCTCCATGATAATATAATCCAGTACGCAAACCGCCTTGCAGCCACTCTACCCAAGAAGCTATGTGTCTTCTACTTTGTCAACTCAGG CTCAGAAGCTAATGATCTTGCCCTGCGGCTGGCCCGTCAGTTTACCCAACACGAGGATGTTATAGTTCTAGACCA TGCATATCATGGCCATCTTACCAGTCTTATTGACATAAGTCCTTACAAGTTCCGTAAGCTGTCAGGCCAAAAAGAGTGGGTTCATGTG GCACCAATCCCTGATACCTACAGAGGTCTTTACCGTGCAGATCATCCCAACCCAGCAGAAGCCTATGCAGATACTGTGAGGAATCTTATTGATGAAGTACATAAGAGAGGACGCAAG ATTTCATCTTTCTTTGTAGAGTCCTTACCCAGTGTTGCTGGACATATCATCTTGCCACCTGGATACTTTCAAAAAGTTGCACA GTATATCCGTGCTGCAGGAGGTATTTTTGTAGCTGATGAAATTCAGACAGGCTTTGGCCGTGTGGGAAGCCACTTCTGGGCTTTTCAACTCCAAGGTGACGATTTCTGCCCTGACATTGTGACTATGGGTAAACCAATGGGCAACGGGCATCCTTTGGCATGTGTGGTTACCACAGAGGAGATAGCTGGTGCCTTTACGAGCAATGGAGTCGAATATTTCAACACT TTTGGTGGAAACCCAGTGTCCTGTGCAATTGGCCTCGCAGTACTAGATGTGATTGAGAAAGAGGACCTGAGAAGTAATGCAGTTCGTGTTGGAAATCATTTGATGAAGCTCCTCCGAGAGCTCCAGGCTACACACCCAATTATTGGAGATGTGCG TGGTGTAGGTCTCTTTGTGGGCTTTGAACTGGTTAAAGATAGAGAGGTTTTAACACCAGCCACAGGAGAAACAGCACTTCTTGTTAGGAG ACTGAAAGAGAAACACATATGCTTGAGCGTAGATGGACCATGGGAGAACGTCATCAAATTTAAACCCCCTATGTGTTTCAGTATGCAGGATGCTGAAAGGGTCATTGAACAAATTGATCACATTCTTACAG AAATTGAAGGCAACCTTTAA
- the ube4a gene encoding ubiquitin conjugation factor E4 A, whose amino-acid sequence MTDQGNNNQNISRNPFAALFSSLADAKQFASGQKLQQQAEPPSEESGESQSESDNSVSDSIGDNDDSVAEISRSFRSRQELCEQLNVNHMIQRIFLITLDNSDPSLRSGNGIPLRCVYLDEMAADLDGQDWLDMDTIEQAIFSRLLLLEPGNHLIYMTSCSVVNLSADRDAGEKLAIPYLYACYQRAKEEVTKVPEKLLSYAVRCKNLTVSNARTVLLTPEIYVSQNVYEQLLDLLLEAVNRAHIEEVVEFLEEVIAGLLADQEVRTFAEVMVPVFDIFQGRVKDLDLCHLLLYSYLEILVYFSRQKDIAKVLVEHIQPKDPNNGLEYQKTLLGTMLNISCLLKTPGVVESHGFFLNPSRSSPQEMKIQESNIHQFMGQFHDKLHQILKNLLQQSTETRHLLLSWLGNCLQANMGRVKIWANQMPEIFFQMYASDAFFLNLGAALLKLCQPFCRPHSPKLLTFNPTYCALRDLSEEERRSRNVHARGLDKETCLIPVPPQQTVDFPQSFSLLTENLILTQLTLHLGFHRLHDQMVKMNQSLHRLQGTWREAQLSGGPMAEQLREQFERLMTVYLSTKTAATQPAMLQNCLNLQASCASLLVQLSLGNPGPEHIPLSFPLPPLQNSLLCYVPEFFAENMGDFFIFLRRFADEVLESSTENLEQVLNFITVYMGNVERMKNPHLRAKLAEVLEAVMPHMDTVSPDDPQTIMFQRQRAFCSYCHAAHLAEALITVFVDIEFTGDPHQFEQKFNYRRPMYPILKYMWGEESYRESIKHLADFASKNLEAMKPPLFLRFLNLLMNDAIFLLDEAIQYLSKIKLLQIERDCGEWEGLAPDARREKESSLQMFGQLARFHNIMSNETIGTLAFLTSEIKGIFVHPFLAERIISMLNYFLQHLVGPKMGALKVKDFSEFDFKPQQLVSDICTIYLNLGEEENFCATVPKDGRSYSPTLFCQAVRVLKKINKPGDIIVAFSLLADKIKSLADRHQQEEETYSDAPDEFLDPIMSTLMLDPVLLPSSNVTVDRSTIARHLLSDQTDPFNRSPLTMDQIRPNEELKQQIMQWLAEHKLGGVQMGPSG is encoded by the exons ATGACAGACCAGGGCAACAATAATCAGAACATCTCTCGAAACCCGTTTGCTGCCCTTTTCAGTTCGCTTGCTGATGCAAAGCAGTTTGCTTCAGGCCAAAAACTACAGCAGCAAGCTGAGCCACCAT CGGAAGAGTCCGGAGAGAGCCAGTCCGAGTCTGACAACTCGGTGTCGGACAGTATCGGGGACAACGATGACTCAGTGGCCGAGATCAGCCGCTCTTTCCGCTCGCGACAGGAACTCTGTGAGCAGCTCAATGTCAATCACATGATCCAGAGAATATTCCTTATCACCTTGGACAACA GTGACCCTAGTCTTAGAAGTGGTAACGGCATCCCCCTGCGCTGTGTCTACCTTGACGAGATGGCAGCTGACCTCGATGGCCAAGACTGGCTCGATATGGACACGATAGAGCAG GCCATTTTCAGCAGGCTTCTCTTACTGGAGCCGGGTAACCACCTGATCTACATGACTTCTTGCAGCGTCGTGAACCTGTCAGCAGATCGTGATGCCGGGGAGAAACTAGCCATACCATACCTTTATGCCTGCTACCAGAGAGCTAAGGAAGAG GTCACTAAAGTGCCAGAGAAGCTGCTGTCATACGCTGTGCGCTGTAAGAACCTGACAGTGTCCAATGCTCGCACGGTGTTGCTTACCCCAGAGATCTACGTCAGCCAGAATGTGTATGAACAGCTACTGGACCTGCTGCTGGAGGCGGTTAACAGAGCCC ACATTGAGGAGGTGGTGGAATTTTTAGAGGAAGTTATCGCTGGCCTCTTGGCTGACCAGGAAGTGCGCACTTTTGCGGAGGTTATGGTGCCAGTATTTGATATTTTCCAGGGCCGTGTGAAAGACTTAGACCTCTGCCATCTTCTGCTTTATTCCTACTTGGAAATTCTAGTATACTTTAGTAGGCAAAAAGACATTGCAAAG GTTTTGGTGGAACACATTCAGCCCAAAGATCCTAATAATGGACTTGAGTATCAGAAGACTCTTCTAGGCACTATGTTAAATATATCTTGTCTGCTGAAAACCCCAGGGGTGGTGGAAAGCCATGGCTTTTTCCTCAACCCCTCCCGCTCCAGCCCGCAGGAAATGAAGATTCAGGAATCTAATATCCACCAG TTTATGGGCCAGTTTCACGACAAGTTGCATCAGATCCTGAAGAATCTGCTGCAGCAGTCAACAGAGACTCGTCACCTTCTGCTCTCGTGGCTGGGCAACTGTCTGCAGGCCAACATGGGTCGTGTCAAAATCTGGGCCAACCAGATGCCCGAGATCTTCTTCCAGATGTACGCTTCGGATGCATTCTTCCTAAATCTGGGCGCTGCGCTCCTCAAACTCTGCCAGCCATTCTGTCGCCCTCACTCTCCAAAACTGCTAACCTTTAACCCCACGTACTGTGCTCTTAGAGACTTGAGTGAGGAAGAAAGACGCAGTAGGAATGTGCATGCCAGAG GGCTTGACAAAGAGACATGTCTGATTCCTGTTCCGCCTCAGCAAACAGTTGACTTTCCCCAGTCATTCAGCCTTCTCACAGAGAACCTGATCCTCACTCAGCTCACCCTGCACCTGGGCTTCCACAG ACTGCATGATCAGATGGTGAAAATGAACCAGTCGCTGCATCGGCTGCAGGGCACGTGGCGGGAGGCGCAGCTAAGTGGAGGTCCGATGGCAGAGCAGTTAAGGGAACAATTTGAGCGCCTCATGACCGTTTACCTGTCCACCAAGACTGCTGCCACTCAGCCTGCCATGCTCCAGAACTGCCTCAATCTACAGGCCTCCTGTGCCTCTCTGCTCGTTCAACTCAGTTTAGGAAACCCGGGCCCTGAGCACATTCCACTGTCCTTCCCTCTGCCTCCACTACAGAACAGCCTGCTCTGCTATGTGCCAG agttttttgctGAGAACATGGGTGATTTCTTCATATTCCTTCGGCGCTTTGCGGACGAGGTGCTGGAGTCGTCCACAGAAAATCTGGAGCAAGTCCTCAACTTCATCACGGTGTACATGGGAAACGTAGAGAG gaTGAAAAATCCTCATTTGCGGGCAAAGCTGGCAGAGGTTTTGGAGGCTGTGATGCCACATATGGATACCGTCTCACCTGATGATCCCCAGACCATTATGTTCCAGCGACAGAGGGCGTTCTGCTCCTATTGCCATGCAGCTCATCTAGCTGAGGCTCTCATCACTGTGTTTGTAGACATTGAGTTTACTG gTGATCCTCACCAGTTTGAACAGAAGTTTAATTACAGAAGGCCCATGTACCCCATTCTGAAGTACATGTGGGGAGAGGAGAGCTATAGAGAGAGCATTAAg CATTTGGCAGATTTCGCATCTAAAAATCTAGAAGCCATGAAGCCACCCCTTTTCTTGAGGTTTCTAAATCTGCTTATGAATGATGCCATTTTCTTACTAGATGAGGCCATACAG TATCTGAGTAAGATCAAGCTTCTCCAGATAGAGAGGGACTGTGGCGAGTGGGAGGGTCTGGCCCCTGATGCTCGCCGAGAGAAGGAGTCCAGCCTGCAGATGTTCGGACAGCTGGCTCGCTTCCACAATATCATGTCGAATGAGACGATTGGCACCCTGGCTTTTCTGACATCGG AAATCAAAGGCATCTTTGTTCATCCTTTCCTTGCTGAAAGAATCATCTCCATGCTTAATTACTTTTTGCAACACCTGGTGGGACCCAAGATGGGTGCTCTGAAAGTGAAAGACTTCAGTGAATTTGACTTCAAGCCTCAGCAGCTAGTGTCAGACATCTGTACTATTTACCTAAACCTGGG AGAAGAGGAAAACTTCTGTGCCACAGTGCCAAAGGATGGGAGGTCGTATTCCCCCACACTGTTCTGTCAAGCTGTTCGAGTCCTAAAGAAGATCAACAAACCTGGGGATATTATAGTGGCGTTCAGCCTCCTAGCAGATAAAATAAAG TCTCTGGCAGATCGGCATCAGCAGGAAGAAGAGACATACTCGGATGCTCCAGATGAATTTTTGGATCCCATCATGTCAACCCTGATGCTTGATCCCGTGCTTCTTCCTTCTTCCAATGTCACAGTTGACCGCTCAACAATAGCACGGCACTTGCTTAG TGATCAGACAGACCCTTTCAACCGTAGTCCACTCACCATGGACCAGATCAGACCCAATGAGGAGCTCAAGCAACAGATCATGCAGTGGCTAGCTGAACATAAGCTGGGGGGTGTGCAGATGGGACCCAGTGGCTag